In the genome of Ananas comosus cultivar F153 linkage group 11, ASM154086v1, whole genome shotgun sequence, one region contains:
- the LOC109717600 gene encoding uncharacterized protein LOC109717600 has product MKLLGSQRKEKGGFSRTLKEQRAKLYIIRRCIVLLLSWHD; this is encoded by the coding sequence ATGAAGCTACTTGGGAGCCAAAGGAAGGAGAAGGGGGGGTTCAGCAGGACCCTGAAGGAGCAAAGAGCCAAGCTTTACATCATCCGACGCTGCATTGTTTTGCTACTAAGTTGGCATGATTGA